The following coding sequences lie in one Pelobacter seleniigenes DSM 18267 genomic window:
- a CDS encoding DUF2235 domain-containing protein, producing the protein MKHLIVCCDGTWNNPLQEENGVPAPTNVFKLYNALAEASQGCEQLKYYHPGVGGEGGLVSSIVGGAFGAGISRHICNAYHWLAENYLEGDQIYLFGFSRGAFTARSLGGFLGKGLLNLDKIDSKEGWERVHTAYEKGYRKCKENWAKTDWAFFHAGQPAPIRLIGVWDTVGALGIPDDLEILNFFDDKDKWEFHDTELGAHVQIARHAMAIDEIRSSFSVTRWSKTAPTTDAKEIWFPGVHSDVGGGYADCDLSNGALLWMMQEAQSAGLKFRSDAIALIKADPLGVMHNSYKGAFAMLRSRPRNIPALDQANATAFHSSALLRQKISPVTYPAYHPTKILALGESVAIDIYAAERWNNTGLYLEKGHKYQFSATGEWKDSKDVCDWKGTQNDDLTKGDIVRLGSSFLGLFEGAFKKVSKNDSFDMLWTKRVESLKWFVMVGAIANDSGKQKSVKQDGSPTPHQYVDLTKYQNKPLEISAPGYLYCFPNDVWSLYDNNRGSVRLVVERVG; encoded by the coding sequence ATGAAGCACCTGATTGTTTGTTGTGACGGCACCTGGAACAATCCTCTGCAGGAAGAGAACGGCGTGCCTGCGCCGACCAATGTGTTCAAGTTGTATAACGCCCTGGCCGAAGCCAGCCAGGGCTGCGAGCAGCTGAAATACTACCATCCCGGTGTCGGCGGGGAGGGCGGGTTGGTCTCGTCCATTGTCGGTGGCGCGTTCGGGGCCGGGATCAGTCGGCATATCTGTAACGCCTATCACTGGCTGGCCGAAAACTACCTCGAAGGGGATCAGATCTACCTGTTCGGTTTCAGCCGCGGCGCGTTCACCGCCCGCAGTTTGGGTGGTTTTCTGGGCAAAGGGCTGCTCAATCTGGACAAGATCGATTCCAAAGAGGGCTGGGAACGCGTTCATACCGCCTATGAAAAAGGTTATCGGAAATGCAAGGAGAACTGGGCCAAAACCGACTGGGCGTTTTTCCACGCCGGTCAGCCCGCGCCGATCCGCTTGATCGGGGTCTGGGACACGGTCGGCGCCCTCGGTATTCCCGACGATCTGGAAATCCTTAACTTTTTCGATGATAAGGACAAGTGGGAATTCCATGACACGGAGCTGGGCGCCCACGTGCAGATCGCCCGTCATGCCATGGCCATCGATGAAATCCGTTCCAGCTTCAGCGTGACCCGCTGGTCCAAAACAGCCCCGACCACAGATGCCAAAGAAATCTGGTTTCCCGGGGTGCATTCTGATGTTGGTGGCGGTTACGCGGACTGCGACCTGTCCAACGGGGCGCTGTTGTGGATGATGCAGGAAGCGCAGAGCGCCGGGCTGAAATTCCGCTCCGACGCCATCGCCCTGATTAAAGCCGATCCTCTGGGCGTCATGCACAATTCCTACAAAGGGGCCTTTGCCATGCTGCGCTCCCGTCCGCGCAATATCCCGGCGCTCGATCAGGCCAATGCGACGGCGTTTCATTCCAGTGCGCTGCTCCGTCAGAAGATTTCGCCTGTCACGTATCCGGCCTATCACCCCACCAAAATCCTCGCCCTCGGTGAATCTGTTGCCATAGACATTTATGCCGCCGAGCGCTGGAACAACACCGGCCTTTATCTGGAAAAAGGGCACAAATATCAGTTTTCCGCCACCGGGGAATGGAAAGACAGCAAGGATGTCTGCGACTGGAAAGGCACCCAGAACGACGACCTGACCAAAGGGGATATCGTCCGGTTGGGGTCGTCCTTCCTGGGACTGTTCGAGGGAGCCTTCAAAAAGGTCAGCAAGAATGATTCCTTCGACATGCTCTGGACCAAGCGGGTTGAAAGCCTCAAATGGTTCGTGATGGTCGGAGCCATTGCCAACGATTCCGGCAAACAGAAGTCCGTCAAACAAGACGGCAGCCCAACCCCGCATCAGTACGTCGACCTGACCAAATACCAGAACAAACCCCTTGAAATCAGCGCGCCGGGTTATCTCTACTGCTTCCCCAATGATGTCTGGAGCCTTTATGACAATAACCGGGGGAGTGTGAGGTTGGTGGTTGAGCGGGTGGGGTGA
- a CDS encoding endonuclease, protein MDIADRKAELSENIRGDIALIYFYMNDAYPGRGIISGKNRKLFEAWDKQDPVDAWECERERRIQKVQGNGTQFVMDRCLSK, encoded by the coding sequence ATGGACATTGCCGACCGCAAAGCCGAACTGTCGGAGAATATCCGTGGCGATATTGCCCTGATTTATTTTTATATGAATGATGCCTATCCGGGGCGGGGGATTATCAGCGGTAAGAACCGCAAACTGTTTGAGGCTTGGGATAAACAGGACCCGGTTGACGCCTGGGAGTGTGAGCGGGAAAGGCGGATTCAGAAAGTGCAGGGGAATGGGACTCAGTTTGTGATGGATAGATGCTTGAGTAAATGA